A genomic window from Mesorhizobium sp. CAU 1732 includes:
- a CDS encoding nucleoside-diphosphate sugar epimerase/dehydratase produces MTKFPVVPSLSRLRDQISAGGRAPKRLALIIFDATALTFVCWLSFTLRLGHTFVPNAGQTAIILAAPALAIPIFARMGLYRAVLRYLPDRAVWTIVQVVSLAVLGWVALAFLTAMTGAPGVPRSVPAIYWMLSLLVITGSRFGAKWLLWRNPWRTDERVKTLIYGTGDAATQLADALRSSGGRDVAGFISKDASLYGLDMMGIRVYPPAELRRLVTNIGIDEIIITTPSVGGASGRALMAELSSLPVNVRILPPIADLAEGKYLVSHVRDIDIDDLLGRSPVPADPALLRAMIHGRSILVTGAAGSIGSALCRIIARLQPARLVLLETNEHGLYQIDRELRQDAAFPIVPVLGSIGDSRLVQRLLAGNAVETIYHCAAYKHVHLVEANSLEGIRNNVLGTQVLAEAAVEARVPNFILISSDKAVRPASVMGATKRWAEKIVRFHGTKPLADPFTRNYACVRFGNVIGSSGSVVPLFKEQIASGGPVTITDEKMTRYFMSVREAAELIVQAGGLSQSGDILLLEMGEPISIRDLAQDMVALAGLTVRDARHPEGDIEIVTIGMREGEKLHEELFYDPTGVSATAHPKILRAKRQNGGHSSVPDMMADLRAAMDAMDSDATVNVLFKHTEQ; encoded by the coding sequence ATGACGAAGTTCCCCGTAGTTCCGTCGCTATCGAGGCTTCGCGACCAGATTTCGGCGGGCGGGCGCGCGCCCAAGCGTTTGGCCCTGATCATCTTCGACGCGACAGCCCTGACGTTCGTTTGCTGGCTCAGCTTCACGCTGCGTCTTGGCCACACATTCGTGCCGAATGCGGGTCAGACCGCGATCATACTGGCGGCGCCCGCGCTTGCCATTCCCATCTTTGCCCGCATGGGCCTGTACCGGGCGGTGCTGCGCTACCTTCCGGACCGCGCGGTCTGGACGATCGTTCAGGTCGTCAGTCTCGCGGTGCTGGGCTGGGTGGCACTCGCCTTCCTGACCGCGATGACCGGAGCACCCGGCGTGCCGCGCTCCGTGCCGGCGATCTACTGGATGCTGTCGCTCCTCGTGATCACCGGAAGCCGTTTCGGTGCGAAGTGGCTGCTGTGGCGCAACCCGTGGCGCACGGATGAACGCGTCAAGACACTGATCTACGGGACCGGCGACGCCGCCACCCAGCTTGCGGACGCGCTGCGTTCGTCGGGCGGGCGCGACGTAGCGGGATTCATCAGCAAGGACGCGTCCCTCTACGGACTCGACATGATGGGAATCCGGGTCTACCCGCCTGCCGAATTGAGGCGTCTCGTCACCAACATAGGCATCGACGAGATCATCATCACGACGCCTTCGGTCGGCGGCGCCAGCGGGCGCGCGCTGATGGCGGAGTTGAGTTCCCTGCCGGTCAATGTGCGCATCCTGCCTCCGATCGCCGATCTGGCCGAGGGCAAATATCTGGTCAGTCACGTTCGCGATATCGACATCGACGATCTGCTCGGGCGCTCGCCGGTGCCGGCCGACCCTGCTCTCCTGCGCGCCATGATCCATGGCCGCTCGATCCTCGTCACCGGCGCTGCAGGATCGATCGGCTCCGCGCTCTGCCGCATCATCGCGCGGCTGCAACCGGCGCGGCTTGTCCTTCTGGAAACGAACGAGCACGGCCTCTACCAGATCGACCGAGAATTGCGGCAGGACGCGGCGTTTCCGATCGTTCCGGTGCTCGGGTCGATCGGCGACTCCAGGCTGGTTCAGCGCCTGCTCGCCGGCAATGCCGTCGAGACCATCTATCACTGCGCCGCCTACAAGCATGTCCACCTCGTGGAGGCCAACAGTCTGGAGGGCATCCGCAACAACGTGCTGGGCACCCAGGTGCTCGCGGAAGCGGCCGTCGAGGCGCGGGTTCCCAACTTCATCCTGATTTCGTCCGACAAGGCCGTGCGGCCCGCAAGCGTGATGGGCGCGACCAAGCGCTGGGCCGAGAAGATCGTGCGCTTTCACGGCACGAAGCCGTTGGCCGATCCCTTCACGCGCAACTATGCGTGCGTGCGTTTCGGCAACGTCATCGGCTCCAGCGGGTCCGTTGTGCCACTCTTCAAGGAGCAGATCGCTTCGGGCGGGCCCGTCACCATCACGGACGAGAAGATGACGCGCTACTTCATGTCCGTCCGCGAGGCGGCCGAATTGATCGTGCAGGCGGGCGGCCTGTCGCAGAGCGGCGATATCCTGCTTCTCGAAATGGGCGAGCCTATCAGCATCCGCGATCTTGCGCAGGACATGGTGGCGCTGGCCGGCCTGACCGTGCGTGACGCACGCCATCCCGAAGGCGACATCGAGATCGTCACCATCGGAATGCGCGAAGGCGAAAAGCTGCACGAGGAATTGTTCTATGATCCCACGGGGGTCAGCGCGACGGCGCATCCAAAGATCCTACGCGCCAAGCGTCAGAACGGCGGCCACAGCAGCGTGCCGGACATGATGGCCGACCTGCGCGCCGCCATGGATGCCATGGATTCCGATGCAACGGTGAACGTGCTCTTCAAGCACACCGAGCAGTGA
- a CDS encoding chemotaxis protein, with amino-acid sequence MNPQIDVTSSAPSSAHLGDRLEHARSRLEQRFLDGGTVLASALEQIGDLIGALDQVTGSLGEDAVNATIGDLTDTANQLLGLPALQTARQDSMRELAQSGAVLAGHVDTMLETLRYLRTFAVTVKITGAGAIEFAGFADEMLDKIQSGRNQVDGFSARLVQLSAQVKAAIAFGTELDKQYQGIVPQVTRDLSGDAVRMGDYHRDVADVARALARLVHAVQSKVAKVLSALQIGDITRQRIEHVQAGLTIVDEIRSDTAFPQADAQAILRLLADQTEDLLEEFHAGCQVVTSSLAGLAADTKEILALGKKARGDASGGSESFLRALETSVGAARRLVDKVEASGARADDVSRSAGSTAQELIDGVDSIRAIKTEIQHMAINTSLRCSRMGEAGKPMNVVASELRIFADQMETVSSHILGCLDHLSARAKGLSGDNSGLTPRMGETLDGALSHIRQSGEEMAGNLKELAIRGDQVAKSVAQSVAKLDFTRELGDVLEECAVALDTEAAGPVSAEDRVSGDGPLHGIAERIFATYTMARERDVHRRHFDQPAAGHARAVTAPDLDDVLF; translated from the coding sequence GTGAATCCACAGATCGACGTCACCAGTTCCGCCCCGTCGAGCGCCCACCTCGGCGATCGCCTGGAGCATGCGCGAAGCCGGCTGGAACAGCGTTTCCTCGATGGCGGCACGGTGCTGGCATCCGCGCTCGAACAGATCGGCGACCTGATCGGCGCACTCGATCAGGTCACCGGATCGCTGGGCGAGGATGCCGTCAACGCGACGATCGGAGACCTGACGGACACGGCCAATCAGCTTCTCGGGCTGCCCGCGCTGCAGACTGCGCGCCAGGACAGCATGCGCGAACTGGCGCAGTCCGGTGCCGTGCTTGCAGGACACGTCGATACGATGCTTGAGACGCTGCGCTATCTGCGCACCTTCGCGGTCACAGTGAAGATCACCGGCGCGGGCGCCATCGAGTTCGCGGGCTTCGCCGATGAAATGCTGGACAAGATCCAGAGCGGGCGAAACCAGGTCGACGGCTTTTCCGCCCGCCTCGTCCAGCTCTCCGCGCAGGTCAAGGCCGCGATCGCGTTCGGCACAGAACTCGACAAGCAGTATCAGGGCATCGTCCCGCAGGTGACCCGCGACCTGTCCGGCGATGCCGTGCGCATGGGCGACTATCACCGCGACGTGGCGGACGTCGCCCGCGCGCTTGCCAGGCTGGTTCACGCCGTCCAGAGCAAGGTCGCCAAGGTGCTGTCGGCGCTTCAGATCGGCGACATAACCCGCCAGCGCATCGAGCATGTGCAAGCGGGCCTGACCATCGTCGACGAGATCAGGAGCGACACTGCCTTCCCGCAGGCCGACGCGCAGGCGATCCTCCGTTTGCTTGCCGATCAGACCGAAGACCTACTCGAGGAATTCCACGCGGGATGCCAGGTGGTGACGTCGAGCCTCGCCGGCCTCGCTGCGGATACGAAGGAAATCCTGGCACTCGGCAAAAAGGCGCGGGGCGATGCATCGGGCGGAAGCGAGAGCTTTTTGCGCGCGCTCGAAACCAGCGTCGGTGCCGCTCGCAGGCTCGTGGACAAGGTGGAGGCATCGGGCGCACGCGCCGACGATGTGAGCCGTTCGGCCGGATCGACCGCGCAGGAACTGATCGACGGCGTCGACAGCATCCGGGCGATCAAGACCGAAATCCAGCACATGGCCATCAACACCAGCCTGCGTTGCAGCCGCATGGGCGAGGCCGGCAAACCCATGAACGTCGTGGCTTCGGAACTGCGCATCTTCGCGGACCAGATGGAGACCGTGTCTTCGCACATTCTGGGCTGTCTGGATCATCTCAGCGCCCGCGCCAAGGGCCTGTCCGGCGACAATTCCGGGCTCACCCCGCGCATGGGCGAGACGCTCGATGGTGCCCTGTCTCACATACGCCAGTCCGGCGAGGAGATGGCCGGAAACCTGAAGGAACTCGCGATCCGCGGTGATCAGGTCGCAAAGAGCGTCGCGCAGAGTGTCGCCAAGCTCGACTTCACGCGCGAACTCGGCGACGTTCTCGAAGAATGCGCCGTTGCATTGGACACGGAGGCTGCGGGCCCTGTGTCGGCAGAAGACCGGGTCAGCGGCGATGGACCGTTGCACGGCATCGCCGAGCGCATTTTCGCGACCTACACGATGGCCAGGGAACGCGACGTGCACAGGCGCCACTTCGATCAACCGGCGGCGGGTCATGCGCGCGCGGTCACCGCGCCCGACCTCGACGACGTCTTGTTCTAG
- a CDS encoding STAS domain-containing protein → MEHTGAEADYIRLSGPLTIRYISELKEVLASSLASHQSIDIEIPSDVEADISFVQLLISVQVSARASGKAVKLAHDPQGPLLDVLTRGGFLESDIAGLWTTEGVLQ, encoded by the coding sequence TTGGAACATACTGGCGCAGAAGCGGATTACATCCGCTTGTCTGGCCCGTTGACGATTAGATATATTTCTGAATTGAAAGAAGTATTGGCGTCGTCTCTGGCATCACATCAATCAATAGACATCGAGATACCTTCGGATGTCGAGGCTGATATCAGCTTCGTTCAGCTTCTAATCTCCGTTCAGGTCAGTGCAAGGGCATCGGGTAAAGCGGTTAAGCTTGCGCACGATCCGCAGGGCCCGTTGCTCGATGTTCTCACGCGGGGCGGCTTCCTCGAGAGCGACATCGCCGGCCTCTGGACCACAGAAGGGGTTCTGCAATGA
- a CDS encoding HlyD family type I secretion periplasmic adaptor subunit, producing the protein MKTSETGYKWQKRIATRTGGVAILGYVTIALFGGGFGVWAATAPLAGAAIAPGVVAVAGQNIMIQHQEGGTITKINFREGETVREGDALFAVDSTMTRAQLNRLVRQFVAQRAKAVRLEAERDGLDRLTMPDDIARFGDGFGHEDIFHEQEKEFTARLSRYRAEAEILVQRKLALDESIKGLRAQKTAFEEQIAIVKDETQRKSDLLDRGLTNRSEYSELLRAGASLLGQAGSIEAQIASTITQLAEAGQQTERLTTSRVEEAVGELNEVRTALFDLEEQIVAAQAAVARSVVHAPTDGVVVRMHHNSRDGVVRPGEVVMELLPTTSELIVQAQVSPQDIDKIHIGQPAKMMFSALNQRTTPQVAGEVFYVSADRLVDQRTEMPYYTVRLRIAGALPDEIKPEQVYPGMPVESFISTDERTFVSYLARPIMDSFQKAFREE; encoded by the coding sequence ATGAAGACGAGCGAGACCGGCTACAAATGGCAGAAGCGGATCGCGACCCGCACCGGCGGCGTTGCGATACTGGGCTATGTGACCATCGCCCTGTTCGGCGGCGGGTTCGGTGTGTGGGCGGCCACGGCGCCGCTGGCGGGCGCGGCGATCGCGCCGGGTGTCGTCGCCGTCGCGGGCCAGAACATCATGATCCAGCACCAGGAAGGCGGCACCATCACCAAGATCAACTTCCGCGAAGGCGAGACGGTTCGTGAGGGCGACGCGCTCTTCGCGGTCGATTCGACGATGACGCGGGCGCAGCTCAACCGCCTGGTGAGGCAGTTCGTCGCCCAGCGTGCGAAGGCCGTGCGCCTGGAAGCCGAGCGCGACGGCCTCGACCGGCTGACGATGCCCGACGACATCGCCCGCTTCGGGGACGGCTTCGGCCATGAAGACATTTTCCATGAGCAGGAAAAGGAATTCACCGCCCGCCTGTCGCGATACCGCGCCGAAGCCGAGATCCTCGTGCAGCGCAAGCTGGCGCTCGACGAATCCATCAAGGGTCTTCGCGCCCAGAAGACCGCGTTCGAGGAGCAGATCGCGATCGTCAAGGATGAGACACAACGCAAATCCGACCTGCTCGACCGGGGCCTGACCAACCGTTCGGAATATTCCGAACTGCTCCGTGCCGGCGCGTCGCTGCTCGGACAGGCCGGCTCGATCGAGGCGCAGATCGCCAGCACGATCACGCAGCTTGCCGAAGCGGGCCAGCAGACCGAACGCCTCACCACGAGCCGCGTCGAGGAAGCCGTCGGCGAGTTGAACGAAGTGCGCACCGCCCTCTTCGACCTCGAAGAACAGATCGTCGCCGCTCAGGCGGCGGTGGCGCGCTCCGTCGTCCACGCGCCGACCGATGGCGTGGTCGTGCGCATGCATCACAACTCGCGCGACGGTGTCGTGAGGCCGGGCGAAGTCGTGATGGAACTCTTGCCCACGACCAGCGAACTGATCGTGCAGGCGCAGGTGTCTCCGCAGGATATCGACAAGATCCATATCGGCCAGCCGGCGAAGATGATGTTCAGCGCGCTCAACCAGCGCACGACCCCGCAGGTCGCCGGCGAGGTCTTCTATGTCTCCGCCGACCGGCTTGTCGATCAGCGGACCGAAATGCCGTATTACACGGTCAGGCTCAGGATTGCGGGCGCCCTCCCGGACGAGATCAAGCCCGAGCAGGTCTATCCCGGCATGCCTGTCGAAAGCTTCATCTCGACCGACGAGCGAACCTTCGTCTCCTATCTGGCACGCCCGATCATGGATTCGTTCCAGAAGGCGTTCCGCGAGGAATAG
- a CDS encoding DUF2793 domain-containing protein, producing the protein MDTRHLKLPYLMPSQAQKHVTHNEALLVLDFIVQLAVESRDLATPPESPGEGDRHIVGTNADGEWLGHDGEVACMIDGGWRCLVPRDGWLAWVRDEGRLYVRRDGGWHSVAENLTSLGVNATPDAVNKLAVASPASLFTHDGGDHQLTVNKADAPARATLVFQSGYEGRAEIGLVGDDDLVFKVSADGANFVEALRVDKASGDVCLGSLNSGPLAGFRNAVINGTGAINQRGFPGGALAGYGYDRWRSEGSGCTVSVAAGRFTLTGAISQTIENARLAGSVVTISVDAPSNPLHVTLGSKSGTIPAGSGRRHVTLSLGTGEPDNLKLVIEVTSSTSFGEVQVERGPRPTPFEARPAALEEVLCRRYFEAVHPVFSGATVSGAPSGSSRPIPWRNASCRWFRSIRSSSRQACRRSRPPIRPAG; encoded by the coding sequence ATGGATACTCGTCACCTCAAGCTTCCCTATCTGATGCCGTCGCAGGCGCAGAAGCACGTCACGCACAATGAAGCGCTGCTAGTGCTCGACTTCATCGTGCAGCTTGCAGTCGAGAGCCGCGACCTGGCGACGCCACCGGAAAGCCCGGGGGAAGGCGACCGCCACATTGTCGGCACCAATGCCGACGGTGAATGGCTTGGCCATGATGGCGAGGTCGCCTGCATGATCGACGGCGGCTGGCGCTGTCTGGTGCCGCGCGACGGATGGCTGGCGTGGGTTCGCGACGAGGGCCGCCTCTATGTGCGGCGCGATGGCGGCTGGCACAGCGTCGCGGAGAACTTGACGTCGCTCGGCGTGAACGCCACACCGGACGCGGTGAACAAGCTTGCCGTGGCGAGCCCGGCATCGCTGTTCACGCATGACGGCGGCGACCACCAATTGACCGTCAACAAGGCGGACGCACCTGCGCGCGCCACCCTCGTTTTTCAAAGCGGCTATGAGGGGCGCGCCGAGATCGGACTCGTCGGCGACGACGATCTCGTCTTCAAGGTCAGTGCCGACGGGGCCAATTTCGTCGAAGCGCTTCGCGTCGACAAAGCGAGCGGCGATGTGTGCCTCGGCAGCCTCAATTCCGGGCCCCTCGCCGGGTTCAGGAACGCGGTCATCAACGGAACCGGCGCCATCAACCAGCGCGGTTTCCCTGGCGGCGCGCTGGCAGGATACGGATATGACCGCTGGCGGTCGGAAGGGAGCGGGTGCACGGTTTCGGTGGCCGCCGGCCGTTTCACGCTGACCGGAGCGATCAGCCAGACGATCGAGAATGCGCGGCTCGCGGGGTCTGTCGTCACGATCTCCGTCGATGCACCCAGCAACCCGCTTCACGTCACGCTGGGCAGCAAATCCGGCACGATCCCGGCCGGTTCGGGGCGCCGTCACGTCACGCTCTCGCTTGGAACCGGGGAGCCTGACAACCTCAAGCTCGTGATAGAGGTAACGTCGTCGACCTCCTTCGGCGAGGTCCAGGTCGAACGGGGCCCCCGACCCACACCGTTCGAGGCAAGACCGGCTGCGCTGGAGGAGGTGCTGTGCCGCCGCTATTTCGAGGCGGTGCATCCGGTCTTCAGCGGCGCGACCGTCAGCGGCGCACCTTCCGGGTCGTCGCGCCCTATACCGTGGCGAAACGCATCGTGCCGCTGGTTTCGATCGATCAGGTCGAGTTCTCGTCAGGCGTGCCGACGGTCACGTCCGCCTATACGTCCAGCGGGCTGA
- a CDS encoding NAD-dependent epimerase/dehydratase family protein — MTRAVLVTGAYGFIGSAVTRRLTDAGWTVKAATRDPGRHPSTLSAPVRLPDLEADPVAWDALLDGVDHVVHCAGIAQASDALSDADYRAANVDLTETLAKAALRRSKGRFIFLSSIRAVTGPVAPGVIDDTTPPAPSDAYGRSKLEAERALRAMFAGDDAKRLVIFQPVPVYGNEARGNLHALLRLASLPIPLPIGRLTAKRSLLHVEALGGAVLHMLDQPDVEGGIYTICDSKPLSIAEIVAAFRMGQGRKPRILAVPPSILSSALTLLGKGALWQQLSGALVADASRLERTGWTPTDDTVQRLSALAAAPHSAD; from the coding sequence ATGACCCGCGCCGTTCTGGTGACCGGCGCTTATGGTTTCATCGGCAGTGCGGTCACGCGCCGTCTCACCGATGCCGGGTGGACCGTGAAGGCGGCGACGCGTGATCCCGGTCGTCACCCCTCGACGCTTTCCGCGCCCGTTCGCCTGCCCGACCTCGAGGCTGACCCTGTCGCCTGGGACGCGCTTCTGGATGGCGTCGATCACGTGGTGCATTGCGCGGGCATCGCGCAAGCCTCGGACGCCCTGTCCGATGCCGACTATCGCGCAGCCAATGTCGATCTTACGGAAACCCTCGCGAAGGCAGCCTTGCGCCGCAGCAAAGGTCGCTTCATCTTCCTGTCCTCGATACGGGCCGTGACCGGCCCGGTCGCTCCGGGCGTCATCGACGACACGACGCCCCCTGCACCGAGCGATGCCTATGGCCGCTCCAAGCTTGAGGCGGAGCGGGCGCTTCGAGCCATGTTCGCGGGCGACGACGCGAAACGTCTGGTCATCTTCCAGCCGGTTCCCGTCTATGGCAACGAAGCGCGCGGCAATCTGCACGCGCTGCTGCGCCTCGCGTCCCTGCCGATACCGCTCCCGATCGGGCGGCTGACCGCGAAACGGTCGCTGCTCCACGTCGAAGCGCTCGGAGGTGCGGTCCTGCACATGCTGGACCAGCCTGACGTGGAAGGCGGCATCTACACGATCTGCGACAGCAAACCGCTGTCGATTGCCGAGATCGTTGCGGCCTTCCGCATGGGACAGGGGCGCAAGCCACGCATTCTCGCCGTTCCGCCGTCGATCCTGAGCAGCGCCTTGACGCTGCTGGGCAAGGGTGCGCTGTGGCAGCAGCTTTCCGGCGCGCTCGTGGCCGATGCATCGCGCCTCGAACGAACGGGGTGGACGCCGACCGACGACACCGTGCAACGTCTCTCCGCGCTGGCTGCCGCACCGCACAGCGCCGACTGA
- a CDS encoding type I secretion system permease/ATPase has protein sequence MKTGIRPLVIRSVIEIGIFSAVVNLLLLVPPLYLLQVYDRVLPSSSLSTLIYLSLIALGALAVLGLLEIARSLYAGRVASRLAVKLGPQAFVVAMNGARAGFGDVQPLRDLSVVRSFVASRALTFLFDLPFGPLFIAIMYLIHPLLFLITLGGGVVMVAIAILNQMATSRRDREASEALSGATNSAQTFARNFETVRALGMTDNAMERWGSLYGDSLNATDGVGRINGIFSGISRTVRMVLQLLILCGGAYLVLQQEITAGMIFASAIISGRALQPLDQIIGSWQQIIEAGRSWKRLSSLEGLADEERFELPAPKGRVSGENIVYYPPGADAATEPVIRRLSFIIEAGETVAMIGPSQAGKSTLARIIVGAIRPRSGVLRIDGADIATWDPDSLGKHLGYLSQEVELFPGTIAENIARFDPDAREEDVIAAARMAHVHDLILGQKSGYGTQIGPGGVRLSGGERQRIGLARAFYGDPRLIVLDEPNASLDNEGEAALESAMRKAKERGTTVIIITHRPTIASGCDRIMMLRAGQIELYGPTAEVLQRLQQGAGATQQPAPPTKPQPGNVTATFGNTIRAGGQT, from the coding sequence TTGAAGACAGGGATCCGCCCGCTCGTAATCCGCAGCGTGATCGAGATCGGTATCTTCTCCGCCGTCGTCAATCTGCTGCTGCTGGTTCCGCCACTCTACCTCTTGCAGGTCTATGATCGCGTCCTGCCTTCCAGCAGCCTCAGCACGCTGATCTACCTGTCGCTTATCGCGCTTGGCGCGCTGGCCGTGCTGGGGCTTCTGGAGATCGCGCGCAGCCTCTATGCCGGCCGGGTCGCTTCGCGCCTTGCGGTCAAGCTTGGCCCGCAGGCCTTCGTCGTGGCGATGAACGGCGCGCGCGCCGGCTTCGGCGACGTCCAGCCACTGCGTGACCTTTCTGTGGTGCGAAGCTTCGTCGCCTCGCGCGCACTGACCTTCCTGTTCGATCTGCCGTTCGGGCCGCTGTTCATCGCGATCATGTACCTGATCCACCCGCTCCTGTTCCTGATCACACTGGGCGGCGGGGTGGTGATGGTGGCGATCGCAATCCTGAACCAGATGGCCACCAGCCGCAGGGACCGCGAGGCGTCCGAGGCGCTTTCCGGTGCGACCAACTCGGCGCAGACCTTCGCGCGAAATTTCGAGACCGTGCGTGCGTTGGGCATGACCGACAACGCGATGGAACGCTGGGGCTCGCTTTATGGCGACTCGCTCAACGCGACCGACGGCGTCGGACGCATCAACGGCATCTTCAGCGGCATCTCACGCACCGTGCGCATGGTCCTGCAACTGCTCATCCTGTGCGGCGGCGCCTATCTCGTCCTCCAGCAGGAGATCACCGCGGGCATGATCTTCGCCTCCGCGATCATCTCGGGACGCGCCCTCCAGCCGCTCGACCAGATCATCGGAAGCTGGCAGCAGATCATCGAGGCCGGTCGCTCGTGGAAAAGGCTGTCGTCGCTCGAAGGATTGGCCGACGAGGAACGCTTCGAGCTTCCGGCGCCGAAGGGCCGCGTCTCGGGCGAGAACATCGTCTACTACCCGCCCGGCGCGGACGCGGCCACCGAGCCTGTCATTCGCCGCTTGAGCTTCATCATCGAGGCAGGCGAGACCGTCGCGATGATCGGACCGAGCCAGGCCGGCAAGTCGACGCTCGCGCGCATCATCGTCGGCGCGATCCGGCCCCGATCGGGCGTGCTGCGCATCGACGGCGCGGACATCGCCACATGGGATCCGGATTCGCTCGGCAAACATCTCGGATACCTGTCGCAGGAAGTGGAATTGTTCCCCGGCACGATCGCCGAGAACATCGCACGCTTCGATCCCGATGCGCGTGAGGAAGACGTCATCGCGGCGGCACGGATGGCGCATGTCCACGATCTGATCCTCGGCCAGAAAAGTGGCTACGGCACGCAGATCGGTCCGGGTGGCGTCAGGCTTTCGGGCGGCGAACGCCAGCGCATCGGGCTTGCGCGCGCCTTCTACGGCGATCCGCGCCTCATCGTTCTCGACGAGCCGAACGCCAGTCTCGACAATGAGGGCGAGGCGGCGCTCGAGAGCGCCATGCGGAAGGCCAAGGAGCGCGGCACGACGGTGATCATCATCACCCACCGCCCCACGATCGCATCGGGGTGCGACCGGATCATGATGCTGCGCGCCGGCCAGATCGAACTCTACGGTCCGACCGCCGAGGTGCTTCAGCGCCTGCAGCAGGGGGCCGGCGCGACCCAGCAACCGGCGCCCCCGACGAAACCTCAACCCGGCAATGTCACTGCGACCTTTGGCAACACGATCCGTGCGGGTGGCCAGACATGA
- a CDS encoding HD domain-containing phosphohydrolase has translation MKVLVVDDSRSSLAAIAGVVAQLGDCAVETCLSAEIAMRLCADSQFDLLLVDYVMPKMNGVDFIAALRASEPYRLVPIIMITSDEDQKLRLHAIEVGATDFLNKPFDWIELQARVRNLLALRRAQLELAERARMLAREVDAATRHIMDREEEVIWRLSRAIEYRDGTTGEHVSRVATVSRLIAEGMGFAEERARILYLAAPLHDIGKIGISDAILQKPGRLTQDEVETMRRHVEYGCRILEGGSSDLIRMAATVAASHHEKWDGSGYPASLAGEAIPMEGRIVAIADVLDALCSERPYKRAWPIQDAYDEILRCSGTHFDPACVEAFKAKWPDIRPLFEAVTNHPAQQVA, from the coding sequence GTGAAAGTACTCGTTGTCGACGATAGTCGCTCCAGTCTTGCGGCTATTGCCGGCGTGGTTGCACAGCTTGGCGACTGCGCGGTGGAGACATGCCTCAGCGCCGAGATTGCCATGAGGCTTTGTGCCGATAGCCAGTTCGACCTTCTGCTCGTCGATTACGTGATGCCGAAGATGAACGGCGTCGATTTCATCGCCGCGCTGCGGGCGAGCGAACCCTACCGTCTCGTCCCCATCATCATGATCACGTCGGATGAGGACCAGAAGCTGCGTCTGCATGCGATCGAGGTCGGGGCGACGGACTTCCTGAACAAGCCTTTCGATTGGATCGAACTCCAGGCACGGGTTCGCAACCTGCTTGCGCTGCGCCGGGCACAGCTTGAGCTCGCGGAGCGTGCGCGGATGCTTGCGCGCGAGGTCGATGCCGCCACGCGGCACATCATGGATCGCGAGGAAGAGGTGATCTGGCGGCTGTCGCGCGCGATCGAATATCGCGACGGGACAACGGGTGAACACGTCTCGCGCGTCGCGACGGTGTCGCGCCTGATCGCGGAGGGAATGGGCTTCGCGGAAGAGCGCGCGCGCATCCTCTATCTCGCTGCTCCGCTCCACGATATCGGCAAGATCGGGATTTCGGATGCCATCCTGCAAAAGCCGGGGCGGCTGACGCAGGACGAGGTGGAGACGATGCGCCGCCATGTCGAATATGGCTGCCGGATCCTGGAAGGCGGTTCGTCGGACCTGATCAGGATGGCGGCGACGGTCGCCGCCTCGCATCACGAAAAGTGGGACGGCAGCGGATATCCCGCCAGTCTGGCGGGCGAGGCGATCCCCATGGAAGGGCGCATCGTCGCGATTGCCGACGTGCTGGACGCGCTTTGCTCGGAGCGGCCCTACAAGCGTGCATGGCCGATACAGGATGCCTATGACGAGATCCTGCGTTGCAGCGGCACGCATTTCGACCCGGCCTGCGTGGAGGCGTTCAAGGCGAAGTGGCCGGACATCCGGCCCCTGTTCGAGGCAGTGACGAACCACCCGGCCCAGCAGGTCGCGTGA
- a CDS encoding response regulator, protein MSASILTVDDSASIRMTIKIALSGAGYTVAEAADGAQGIEKAKANHYDLIVTDLNMPVMDGLTMIEELRKSPAHMGVPIIFLTTESDEGMKQRAKAAGATGWLTKPFDSEQLVRIVRKVLGR, encoded by the coding sequence ATGAGCGCTTCCATTCTCACGGTCGATGACTCGGCCAGCATACGCATGACGATCAAGATCGCTCTCAGCGGCGCGGGCTACACGGTTGCGGAAGCCGCCGACGGCGCGCAGGGCATCGAGAAGGCGAAGGCGAACCACTACGACCTCATCGTCACCGACCTGAACATGCCCGTCATGGACGGGCTGACCATGATCGAGGAGTTGCGCAAGTCGCCGGCCCATATGGGCGTGCCGATCATCTTCCTCACCACGGAATCCGACGAGGGCATGAAGCAGCGCGCCAAGGCGGCGGGCGCTACCGGCTGGCTGACCAAGCCGTTCGATTCCGAACAGCTCGTCCGGATCGTCAGGAAGGTGCTGGGCCGATGA